The following coding sequences lie in one Clarias gariepinus isolate MV-2021 ecotype Netherlands chromosome 27, CGAR_prim_01v2, whole genome shotgun sequence genomic window:
- the six1b gene encoding homeobox protein six1b, with the protein MSMLPSFGFTQEQVACVCEVLQQGGNLERLGRFLWSLPACDHLHKNESVLKAKAVVAFHRGNFRELYKILESHQFSPHNHPKLQQLWLKAHYIEAEKLRGRPLGAVGKYRVRRKFPLPRTIWDGEETSYCFKEKSRGVLREWYTHNPYPSPREKRELAEATGLTTTQVSNWFKNRRQRDRAAEAKERENSENSNAGANKQNQLSPLDGGKSLMSSSEDDEFSPPQSPEQNPALLLQANMNHPASSYSMSGLAMQSHPHQHQLHDSILGPLTSSLVDLGS; encoded by the exons ATGTCCATGTTGCCCTCGTTCGGCTTCACGCAGGAGCAGGTCGCGTGTGTGTGCGAGGTGCTGCAGCAGGGCGGGAACCTCGAGCGACTGGGCCGATTCCTGTGGTCCCTGCCGGCCTGCGACCATCTCCACAAGAATGAGAGTGTCCTCAAGGCCAAGGCTGTAGTGGCGTTCCACCGCGGCAACTTTAGGGAGCTGTACAAAATCCTGGAGAGCCACCAGTTTTCGCCACACAACCACCCCAAATTGCAGCAACTGTGGCTGAAAGCCCACTACATCGAGGCCGAAAAGCTGAGGGGGCGGCCGCTGGGCGCTGTGGGAAAATACCGAGTACGGAGGAAGTTTCCTTTACCACGCACCATATGGGACGGAGAGGAGACCAGCTACTGTTTCAAAGAGAAGAGCCGCGGCGTGTTGAGGGAGTGGTACACGCACAACCCATATCCCTCTCCACGAGAAAAAAGAGAGCTGGCTGAAGCCACAGGGCTCACAACCACACAAGTGAGCAATTGGTTTAAAAACAGGAGACAGAGAGATCGAGCCGCTGAGGCCAAAGAAAG AGAGAACAGCGAGAACAGCAATGCAGGCGCGAACAAACAGAACCAGCTGTCTCCGTTGGATGGCGGAAAGTCGCTTATGTCCAGTTCAGAAGACGACGAGTTCTCTCCTCCACAGAGTCCCGAGCAGAACCCGGCTCTCCTGCTGCAGGCTAACATGAACCACCCCGCCTCCTCCTACAGCATGAGCGGCCTGGCAATGCAGAGCCACCCGCACCAGCACCAGCTCCACGACTCCATACTGGGACCTCTGACCTCCAGCCTGGTGGATCTGGGCTCTTAA